In one Musa acuminata AAA Group cultivar baxijiao chromosome BXJ2-5, Cavendish_Baxijiao_AAA, whole genome shotgun sequence genomic region, the following are encoded:
- the LOC103974976 gene encoding protein DMR6-LIKE OXYGENASE 1, whose amino-acid sequence MATATTRLLLGDLVSHAKNVPLRYVRPPSARPHLSAVEKSNATIPVVDLQELSGSGRAMVVKAIGSACQSDGFFQVKNHGIPDDVIGAMLRVSKEFFRLPESERLKSYSDDPSRTTRLSTSFNVRTEEVCNWRDFLRFHCYPLKDYVHEWPSNPSVFREVVGDYCKHARQLALRLLEAISESLGLEKDYMEKALAKQAQHMAINYYPPCPQPELTYGLPSHKDPNAITLLLQDGVSGLQVFRNGKWVAVDPIPNALVINIGDQIQVLSNDRYKSVLHRAVVNDSSERISIPTFYCPSPDAVIGPAQALVDEQHPAVYRSFTYGEYYDAFWNRGLQRESCLDMFRATNDPI is encoded by the exons ATGGCGACAGCCACCACAAGGCTCCTCCTCGGCGACCTGGTGTCTCACGCTAAGAACGTCCCGCTTAGATACGTCCGGCCACCCTCCGCCCGCCCCCACCTCTCCGCCGTCGAGAAGTCGAATGCCACGATCCCGGTCGTAGACCTGCAGGAGCTCTCCGGGTCCGGTCGTGCCATGGTGGTCAAGGCCATTGGGTCAGCTTGCCAAAGCGATGGGTTCTTCCAG GTCAAGAACCACGGCATTCCCGACGACGTGATCGGTGCCATGTTGCGTGTCTCGAAGGAGTTCTTCCGGTTGCCGGAGTCGGAGAGGCTGAAGAGCTACTCCGACGACCCTTCGAGGACGACGAGGCTGTCGACGAGCTTCAACGTGAGGACCGAGGAGGTTTGCAACTGGAGGGACTTTCTGAGGTTCCATTGCTATCCTCTCAAGGACTACGTGCATGAATGGCCCTCCAATCCTTCCGTTTTCCG GGAGGTGGTGGGTGACTACTGCAAGCACGCCAGGCAACTGGCTTTGAGGTTGCTGGAGGCCATCTCGGAGAGCTTGGGACTTGAGAAGGACTACATGGAGAAGGCACTGGCGAAGCAGGCACAACACATGGCCATAAACTACTATCCACCATGCCCACAGCCGGAGCTCACGTACGGGCTGCCGAGCCACAAAGACCCCAATGCCATCACCCTACTCCTCCAGGACGGCGTCTCCGGCTTGCAAGTCTTCAGGAACGGCAAGTGGGTGGCCGTCGACCCCATCCCCAacgccttggtcatcaacatcggCGATCAGATTCAG GTGCTCAGCAATGATCGATACAAAAGCGTGCTCCATCGCGCAGTCGTCAACGACTCCAGCGAGAGGATTTCTATTCCCACCTTCTATTGCCCATCTCCCGATGCAGTAATTGGACCAGCTCAAGCACTGGTTGACGAGCAGCATCCTGCAGTCTACCGAAGCTTCACATATGGGGAGTACTATGACGCGTTCTGGAACCGAGGCCTCCAACGCGAGAGCTGCCTCGACATGTTCAGAGCCACCAACGATCCAATCTAA